The following is a genomic window from Polypterus senegalus isolate Bchr_013 chromosome 9, ASM1683550v1, whole genome shotgun sequence.
TCGTtgctcggtgctaggattgcccgtgtactcatctcttctgttgataacccttcgggatgaaattctccAATGAGATTTGGACAGAATACGTCTTCTTTTCTTGGGAACTTAAAgggaggaaaacgtaaaaatttacaAGAGCTGagagtctgacaaaagcattcacaccaatgagaggtgagaggaccgcgggcgaGGGCCGTGAAAcggaaatggtggagaggaggccgggacttgaaaacatctctttttttgataatagagagatacagtactgtatacagtatattcactttATGAACTTACTTACTGGTTGCCTTTTCCGCCTGCTTGATCGTCGACTGGGGAAGTACGAAGAGCGGTTTGTCTCAGTCTGACGCCCCTCAGGTTGCCGGTCTGGACGACTGGGCCGCCCGTCGACTTTGACAAtgaagagtctttttctgctgcTAAGCCTAATGAAATTCAGAGtcctataacaataaaatgtgacaacgttgaagggggtgaatacttttataaGCACTGCGGATGTTACTTCAGCATTATTGCTGCTCGCCATTAGGGGTCTCCCGCTCCTGTGCTAATTTGTTGCCAGAGCGGCCAAGAGGGGGCGCCATCCTGATGGTGGACAGCTGGGTCGGGCCTGGGTTATTGGATCCAGCCTTGTTTAGGACAGCAGCGTCTCCCATGCCACTCATACAATTATTTGTTGCCTTATCCTGTGATCCTTAAAAGCGTAAATTAATGACAAGCATGCGGCCGCTCATTTATAATTGCTTCATTATATTGCTGTGTTCTCCTGACAATAATGGTGTTTGCTGGTGTATTTCTAATTATGTGGCATTTTTAGCTCGTTATCAAGGATTTCAGGTTCCctaattgcaaaaataaataaataaataaagaaaataatgactACCCAGCGTGTTTTGAGTTTCTCATAAATTGCACCGTGCCGGGATGTAATGGGCATTTGAAATTCACGCGTACATCTCAGCATTTACAAATCTTGCCCGCTCCGCAGTGTCAGCACGCCGCTTTATTAaagtgcgttttttttttttgtttcttctttaatCCAGAGGTATTTCTACAGTTGGCGGAGATGAAGGCATTTGATTCGTCACTAAAAGAATCCTAAAGTGCTGAGCCAGTGAAGTACGGCATGGCCAAGGATGACGCGCTCTTCTAAAATGGCAGCAGCCCGAATTTTTTCAGTGGTTCTGCACCCTGATGACGTTAAAGCCGAAGGCGAGTTTGGATTGCCTCCATCCCCTCGTGACGGACCGCCATTACGGTATACTGGGTGGGACTGGTACGGTGTGGTCCTGTGTATCATAAACTGTACGCGGCCACTAAGACGTTTTGTAACGTGATGCTTACCGAGACGGGCGCTGTGTAGATTTGGACTGAATATTTAAAGGAATCGTTGAGGGTCCTGAACACTTCACCCCGGACTCTATGATAGATAAGAGATGAGATTCAAGACCCCAGCTAGGGCTCTCTTAACAGCTTTATAGACCCCCGGgcaaaagcagtgcactgggacccctacctacacaaccactcacaggaaggTCGATacaattaaacatatttattgtattggtacgtCCAACAAAGTCTGTGTTTAAACCTTAAAAAACACGCCGTACGGCAACGATGAACCAACACAAACGTTTGAATAAAATAACATCGAATGGCATTGAAAGACACAAAAATGTCAACCTATTGTGAAATGgccagcctggacacagacagacactgagacagccgaGTCCAAAGCACACGGCGCGCCGGGCACCACAGCAGACCCACAGTCCtctcttcttattcttctgccgcctccattGCTCTCCTCgtccacccgactccggccccCTGTTTGGAGTGAGGCCCCCCGATGTGCTCCCTCATgaccttcctggtgtggtggaagcgcTGCAGGACCATCCAGGTGCCCCCcacacagggttgagcttccaagccccgCGGTCCCCCATACAATCCAGGGTGGGTGCCCTCTTGCGTCCCGGTGAAGGgattgcccctctcccagtccaggtgtcccagtggggcaaggtccccggcgGTCTATTACAATATCAATGACACTCAGTCGGTCAACCATAGAGACGGAGATGGCACCGTATGAATTATgtattattaatcaagtgtttgTGAAAGttgagttgaagtgacgttaacatACACGCCATTACGTTACGTAGCGCGTGAGatctcaagtcaagttggggagcctgcactggtacggCGCGTTGGCGCACCCACCGCACAATGAAATAACTCGGGACGCACCAGGCAGACTCgcagtccaatcccaccctccggaaatgaccctccatctgccacagccaggtgttacgtgggtgaccccttggcctggtccagtcactcgggtccccaacaatgaggatcttacatgctggatcaccctcgggtaatcgcgcctcatggccgtagtgtcgttactgacgctccctcacaatgcaggccaCTCCGTGAGCaacgcaaagtcaaaccagcgggacccaaggattctctgaagagacaccaaaggagtccagtcttcatctcaggtcactggatggcgtccatgtcttTCAAACTCTAAAGAcgtggaccttcgtccttttgcagagacatCATGAGCGCCGCACACCCCTTTAAAGTGACCTcctgaccccccatgctctcccaatccgtccatatagcaagacaagaagcactgGGACTCTAAGCCTGTGAGAtctgtacacatacatacaggcaCGTGAGGTGGCAGAGGTGACCGTGATATGAAATCAGAGGCGGATGCCAAcgtccacttgtaacacaataagagatatttatagtttagtagaGTAGAGTGTTCATTTATTCACAGCAAgccacaacatacatagattagtatggggcccctatgctcgtggtGCCccctgcccagcgtgcccatgcgtcaAGATGGCCCTGACCCCCAACCCTAACCAGAACCCGTGCATCTCTGGGCACCCTTGGGACCTGAAGCAGTCAGTTTGAATATGAGTAATATGGAGAGAGCCCATGAGGACCCCGCTTTTCCCTAACTCAACCCTAACTGGGGCACACAAAAGCAGAACGCGATCCTTACTTAACAATAGCAACTTACAAAAACGCCATCACGTGTTTGCTTAACATGGTGCCCTCCATTCTAAAGGCAATCCCAAGTGCATCTGAAGCTGTGTTTTTTAACAAATGGCACGTTACAAAAAAACACGATCTTCACGCACGCCAGCCAGCATTTTCACGATGTTTAGAGTGAGAAAAGTCGAGCCAAATGACCCCTTGTATTGGCTAACTGGTAAGATGACAATACGCAAGCTTTTGAGACAATTCAGGCCCCACGTCCAGGCAAGACGTAATCAACTGTTTATGACGGTGTCTCCATCCACGCAAAAACGCATGCGACGTAGAAGTTTGATCGGCGGAAATGTCTGAAAGGGAACGGGACGGTAACGCAGCCAGCACCGGGATTTCTCACAAAACTGTAACTTTGCACGGCCGTGCAGCATTCAAATTGTACAAAACGCAATTTAGAGCCTACAGGTACGCGTGGATGTCCGCTGCGTGGGTTAACGATTTGCTGCTGTGAAGGGCGACCATTCAGGGAATGAGATGTCAATCAGCAaaaggttaggagcaggcgctgatacacccaccacatgacaaaccaactcagcatcccagattaggacccgagtgcggCCATGTGACGGGTGACAGGTCGAATGGCACAGCGGGAGGTTCTTAATGACGGCTCGAGTGCCAATTCTgtccccaggtttttccctacaggttggagggcaggttaacgtcataccagGATGGAGTGATTGTAGGTTAAGGGTCTTATTCAGGGGTCCAGTGGAGTAGAGTGACttctggcgtttacaggatttgaaccgtcAACCTTCTGATTATCAGTGCAGATCCTAAGCCTCGGGCCAAGTAATAAACACGGACAAAATCTTCATTGTCACGCGTCCACGGCACAACGCTGAGCTGGGAAATACGCAGCTCTGGGGATATCAAAATTCTGGGGGGTCTCAAGAGCCTCCGTTTCCAGGGTTAGTGGGGATGAAAGGCGTAAACAGAGACGAACgtctgcgttttttttttttttttgtagtaatgTGGATGTTGCCTGAGATCCTTTTACAATGAATGACTTCGCTCAAGTCTGGTGAGCCTGGGCCTCCATTTCTTTGTCTAGAAGAAGACGAGATCGTCAGAGAGAGAAATCAGTCGTCGACTCTTAGCTCCACTGAGCCTCTCAAGTAAACTACAGCAACCCTGATATTCTCCGTGGCACCCATGGGATGTTTGTCTGTTCTAGAAACCACCCTGATATCTGCCACATGCTGCTTAGGTTTATCgatgactctgaattggcccCAGCGTGGGTGCAATGTACTGGCACTCTGTGCCCAGCCTTGCCAATATGGACGTCCCCCCCaagaatgtatactgtatatgtcagtcagtcattttccaacccgctatatcctaactgcagggtctgctggagccaatcccagtcaacacagggcacaaggcaggaaacaaacccccacacacacccaatgcacccaacctgcatgtctttggactgtgggaggaaaccggagcaccaggaagaaacccacgcagacacggagagaacatgcaaactccacgcagggaggacctgggaagtgaacccactgtgccaccgtgccacctactgtatatatatatatatatatatatatatatatatatatatgtaaataaataagaataaaccaTCCTGCAGGAATGTCAtccatttttgtgcttcattggCCCAGATGGACAGCAGCATTCAATATTTAGTCAGCATCGCCAGTCACCCGGGTGTaaagcaaagagagagagagagagagagagagaccgaggTGAGGCAGTGTGACTGTCAccttgtgagtttgagtgtgtgtgtgagtgtctcagtgtgtgtgtgtgtgtgtgtgtgtgtctgggtgtgtgtctcagtctgtgtgtgtgtgtgtgtgtgtgtctgggtgtgtgtctcagtgtgagtgtgtgtgtgtgtgtgtttgtgtctcagtctgtgtgtgtgtgtgtgtctcagtgtatgtgtgtctcagtgtgagtgtgtgtctcagtgtgagtgtgtgtgtgtgtgtgtctgggtgtgtgtctcagtgtgagtgtgtgtgtgtgtgtgtgtgtgtgagactcaGTTTGTGTGTctcagtctgtgtgtgtgtgtgtgtgtgtgtgtctcagtctgtgtgtgtgtgtctgggtgtgtgtgtgtatctcagtgtgtgagtgtgtgtgtgtgtgtgtgtgtttgtgcctcagtgtgtgagtgtgtttgtgtctcagtgtatgtatgtgtgtgtgtgtgtgtgtgtgtctcagtgtgtgtgagtgtgtgtgtgtctcagtctgtgtgtgtgtgtctgggtgtgtgtgtgtgtctcagtgtgtgagtgtgtgtgtttgcattgcTATCTGAATGGGGACATACGCCTGACTGCACACCAACACAGTGAGGACCTCTGACCAAGTGGGGACCAAAATGAGGTCCCCATAATTCTGCCCATTATAATTAATGCAAAATTGCTTCCTAAGGTGTGTACCATCAAAATCTACCATGACCCCAAAATTCATATTTCAATGAgtaaaatttgtgtgtgtgttttgcgcTGGATGCTCACAGTGTGTAAAACCCCCTACAGACACTTTGCGGTACTGCAGTGTGTTTTGGGGCTGGATGCTCACAGTTTTTAAAACCCCCTACAGACACTTTGCAGTACTGCAGGGTTAAGCACACTTTTGGTCACATGGCAGCAACACCGGATGTTCCCATTAGGTGCGTGCATATGGAGGAAAGATCGAAAGCCCGAAAGGATAAATCACAAACTGTTAAAAAAGGTAAAcagtgttttaataaatgttatgctAGAGTAAGTAGTTAatcgttgttattattattattagccaatGAAGATGACGTTTTTAtctatttaaagctttgtttgaataaaagtttgtcaGGGTATGTtgtgtttgttggtttttaagaagACCCtgcttgactatttttatatgccagctttattatgcatttaattttaaaacacaaattatgcGTGTTTATATTCGGGAGTTtacatgtatatgtgtacatatatgtgtatatatacatagagaaagagagagagagacatatgtTGAAAATGAGAAGACAACGAATAAATCCGGAAAGCGAGGCTATTCGGTATGTGAGGTCATCTTCGGACAAATGCGGTTTGGAAATTAAATGTATCAGTTCAGAGAAAGGTAAGTTGTTTATAaccaatttattttcttaaattattaacATCGCATTTATATTAGCGAAGTACGTTTCACATACTCGGTCGTTCGCAGGACGTGGAGTTTTTGCGGTGGATGCATTGGAAAAGGGTGACTTTGTGGCCGAGTACCGCGGTCAACTAATAAACGGAGCTGAAAGCGAGAGGAGGAGGCGAGTGTACCATCCTGCCGCTGCTGTCTTTCTTTTCGACTTTAAATGGAATAGGAAAAGCTGGTGGTgagctgtatttatttttcaaatttatggtGAAAGTGTACTACGGTCTGTTCCGAAGTTAATATTGCAATAGTTAACAAAACGTCAGAATGAAAGTAAACGGCAGAAAAAAGTAATACTACCAGACAGTATAATCAGGTTTCCCTGTCTccgaataaaaaataaatgcttaataaaatactttatgatatatacaacaaatttgctttaacataaaaaaaaaaaccggtATAATAATGACCTGATCGCGTACGTGTAATGCAGATATGCTGTCTGAAGTGGCGGGACTCCTGGAGAAGCAGCTCCGAGATCCGCGTTCTCAGACACCGCAGTTAGTAAGCACTTTATTTAATGGAATCAGCCACCTGCTTCGACTCTCTGTCCGCCCTTCTCTGCCTTAGAGGCAGTTCATATGCCCACTGTCCACCTGCCCTGTGAGACACGGTAGCGGCCGCACACTCGGGCAGATGGACTGTAGCAGCCTGGAAACGTGTCTGAAGTGCTTCAAGTGCTCTGTCTGCAACATAGCGATcgcggagctgcttttatgtcagtTTCTCAAGGTAGTCCTTTCCACGTAAGTGAGGAGCTTGCCCTCTCAGGCTCAGACCCAGATGTGCTACACGATTATTTCCACGGAACACTACTCATTCTAATACATGAGGCAAATTGGCTGTGTGTaatctttatgtatgtatttaaactgCACTGCTGTTACAGCATTGATGGAGCCAAAGATGATGGCTCTGTTGGAAGAATGATAAATGACAACCACAAAAGTCCAAACTGCAAAATCAAGAAACTGGCAGTAGATGGAATGCCACACCTCTGCCTGTTTGCTTTAAGAGATATTCTTCCTGGTGAAGAAATCACATACAGCTATGGAGATGGACCATGGCCTTGGAGAAAACAGGTAAGAACTGTagtctttatttatgtatttaggaTTAGTTTAGGTTGTTGTCACCTGTGaagtaattatttttgtgtttgtatgcagggaaaagaaaaagccaCTATTGTGTCATCACCATTACAGACAAATGACAAGGTAACTAAATCTACATTATTAATCTATAcaggcattttattttaataaattaagacagtttttcccaaactcggtcctggggacccccgtggctgcagcttctgttttaattaaactcctggactaattaagtgaactgatatttcccaagttctgtgtttagggaacaatacagaaattagaaaaataagtttgctaaaaaaaaatattaaaatgtaccaagcagttatataggaataatgtattttttttctttttaacagtgttttcatcgtgattttcattctacttttccaggtgttctaattgttttatttatccactatttaataattatactaattagtaggtctgactttaaagtagttgcagcctttgattattccgtgttgtttgcctgggtgtctgctctgctcattttaaattgtcattattaagatacaacgaaggaggaaaaactgcacagataaagggcaaagtataatgaaatcaacaaaagagagttaagcatttaaatatatcataaaagcagaaatatttttaaatgtaaaaatcatgctgctttgcttttgaaatgtcgaataaaaaaaaaaataccagctaattaaatgagctcagtgttatcactTATTAGGagtgtggttggaacaaaacctgcagtcacagggggtccccagggccgAGTTTGGGAAAAACTGAATTAAGATATTATTAAAGAAGTACCAATAGTACACAGTATACATGCATTGCAATTTGTTACATTGCCTGAGTCTATATACTTTATTGCACTATTTTTAGATAATAAAGCTGTGTGATTGGAagtggaaatatatttttatatgataatAAATTTAAGAAACACAAATATAGTGCCACAATTTCAATTAAAGGTATGAAAATGGATGGTGTACACTTAATTATAGGAAAGTAAGAGAGGAAAGAATAAATATATGGTAAAATCGTTAATTGCAGACTCATTGTAAAGATTTTCCTAAACAAGAACATATTAGTATTCATTAGCATAATTTTGATATTTGCACTATAaattttcagaaaacatacaCAGTGTATGACTTAGTGAAACTTGTTTCCAACTTTTGTAGCACATAAACAATTCTGAATGAAACATGTGACAGAGAGAAAAATTAAGTGCACACACCAAAagaataaatgttgtttaaagaggaagaaaaagtatGGCTATCGTTTTGTGATATCATGTAAATCATGCAAAATGTACAACCATCTACAAGACCTAGAAACCCAGAAACTATTCAAGTAACTGAAAAGTTACTTAATTTTTTATATGAACAATTTAGGCTTTTTTGAAGTTAAACATATTCATTGTAATAGGCTACTTTTtggattatgtaaaatataaattaacccATATGAAATAACATTTCATGTACATACCATATAGTGCATATAGAAATGTGACTACTGCTGATTCAGAGTGCAATTTTTGAATCACAGTATCTTTGAATGAGAATTAGGTATTATAAGGAACGGTCAAGTCCTATCAAAGGTTTACTTTGGGCattcatacagtatttatgacaaaatatattttaaaaatccaacaaagGTTTTAACATCTTTCATCAAGTGGGAAACCAGTAAGTTCATTTTAGTATTAGAAGTATTATTATTGCATGTAAGACTGGAAAGTGATAACAGCATACCTGCCTTTATTATGCATTTGATCAATATTCTGTTTTTAGGGCACTGGGGAAAGGGATGTTGCCCAAAGCCAGATCTTGGCTCAACAGCCTACACTGGCACAAGTAAAAGGCACTCTTGCTATTGATGAACAGGTACAATTCTTTATAGCCTTAAACGTTTATTATTAGACAAATACTTTACATCACTTAATggtaaaatgttatatattatccatttttttcactaatcatttaattatttttgccttCTCAGAACCCTGATGGAAGAGAGAAGACCCTCAGTCATAGCTTAGCTGAAAAGACTTCTGAACCTCAAGAGAAAGAAGCAGTTATTACTAATGAGCAGGTAcagtttttttacttaatttgcaaatataactagaaatacacagtatatatctTTTAATGGCAAGATgtcttattttgcttttaaattttaatctgctacagtttatttcacaaagctgttttgtttaaaaattatatagtCATTACACATAAGATCAGTTAACTACATTCCTCACTTGCTTTATGTTCACATGATGAGAGTGATCTGAAATATATCTGAATCCTCACAGGAACTGTGTCATTGTTATGCATTTCTTACTGCCCACCCTACTTCACTGAGGTCCCCCTAATGAAAATGACCTGAAGTATGTGTGAGAGTCCCCATAAGGGCAGTTAGTGAAGATGGGGTTACTTGTGCTACCATCCCCCACTTGCTTTAGGTCTACACAATTGTTGTGacttgaaatgtgtgtgagtCCCCACTAGGTTACTTAGTGATGATGGGGTTTCTTGTGCCACTGTCTACCCACTTAGTTTAGGTCCACACAGTGTTTGTGACATGGAATGTGTGTGAGTTCCCACAAGGACAGcgtcttgtgttttaaatcctaaaatatctttttatttcACTGAGGTCCCCTTAATGAAAATGACCTGGAATGTGTGAAAGTCCCCATAAGGGCAGTTATTGAAGATGGGGTTACTTGTGCTACCATCCCCCACTTGCTTTAGGTCCACACAATGGTTGTGacttgaaatgtgtgtgagtCCCCACTAGGTTAGTTAGTGATGATGGGGTTTCTTGTGCCACTGTCCACCCACTTAGTTTAGGTCCACACAGTGTTTGTGACCTGAAATATGTGTCAGACCCCACAAGTATAGCTACATAAAAGATAGATTAACTCCTGCTCACCCCTTACTCTATGTCCCCACAGTGAATGTGAACTGAAGTATATGCAAGTTCTCACTAGGATTGTTGGTGGTGCTTCAGTACTTCTACCTCACTCAAATTCATTTAGGTCGCCATAATAAAAATCAACTGCTATAAATGCTAGTTCTAATAATTATAGTTAATGAAGAAAAGTTGACTCTCCTGTATGTGTTGCACTTATTCTTAAGACCTAATGAACTGTTGTCTTGTCTCCATATTCAATATTCAAGATTTGGcctgaaaaatgtattaagcataatctcatttaatttacattatgtACAGCATAATGTAAAATCTGGTATTCTGTTATCCCTGTAATTGCCTATAACGACACTTAACACTTATTTGAGCAGAAAGTATTTGATTGTAACTGGCCTTTGCaaagtgtaaaagtaaaaagcaacaATGATAGCAATAGTAGGAATATTGCTACTATTGctaataacaacagtaataatactaACACATCGTAATGTGTGTCAAACGAATATGACAcccaattatatttttacagactGAAGACAACAGTGGATCTgacactgaaccagtttctttAGAAAAGAGAGAGCTtgactgtactgtgccaaaactTAAGCGCTCTGACAGTGTTATTGTAAGTTATACCTCAATGGCATAAACTTTATAATTCAATATTTTCACTATAAAAATAACAGTGAGTATTTGATAGTGGGTTTTGAAATATTAAGCAATTGCTCATgtatatacattattaataataaatataaaacaaagcaatcattAATCAAATAATGTAGTTTTCAACACCTGTTAATCAGTATGCAGTATAGGGATTTGTTTCTAGATggctttcttatgtttttaatagGTGAGCGAGGAGAtgcttcaaaactgttctgagtcATCAGATTCCAGTATGAACCACAGCGATGATGACTACATTCCTAAGTCATCAGAAGAGAGTAGTCCAGACTGCAGTAGTGACTGCTTATCAGCACACATGAATGACAAAATAGATAAAGATGAGAAATCCTCTGCGTCATGTTCCACGTGTGATAGAACTGTACCTGATTCCAGTGTTTCAGACTCTGAAATTAAAGAATATGATCCAGTATCTGTAAAGGCAGTTTCTGGAAAAAACTGTGGAAGAAGAGTAtatgacaaaaaacatttttgccttttctgtggtAAGTCCTATGCAAAAATTGCCAGGCATATTGAACAAATTCATCGCAATGAGACTGAAGTTGCTAAAGCTCTCCAGTTtccaagaaaatcaaaagaaagaagacTTCAAATAGATCTTCTTCGAAACAGAGGCAATTTTGCTCACAATGTGGAAGTTTTAAAAATGGGGAAAGGAATGCTCGTACCTCGAAGACAACCTAGAAATTGTTTGCCATCTAACGATTTtatgcattgtttaaattgtcaggggtttttttttatttaagaaacaatCTTTGGCGACACATGAAACATTGCAAGCTTAGAAAACATGACCAACCAAAACCTGGAAAAATAGGGTCCAGTCTTTGTGTGCATTTGCTGAACCTGTGCCTCCTGGTGTTGACAGTGGCCTTTGGAAGCTAATGAGTGAAATGATACAAGACAACATTTCACTTGTAGTCAAGAAGGATCCCTGCATTTTACAAATAGCACGACATCTCTTTAACAGGCTCGGTTCAGACATatctaaaaatgaatacattcgtCAGAAGCTTAGAGAGCTTGGTCGTTTGTTGTTATGTGCAAGACAAATAACACCATTGCAAAATATGAGAGACTTCATAATTCCATGTAACTTTCCACATGTAGTAACAGCAGTGAAATGTGTTGCTGGGTACAACCAGGAGAGTGGCACAATGAAAACTCCTTCATTAGCACTGAAGCTTGGCCACAGCCTTCAGAAAATAGCCAATATAGTGGAAGCCCAGGCAATGGTAGAAGGAAAtgaaatgatggaaaaaaatgcTCAAAGCTTCCAAAAATTTATGAAACCCAGTGGAATGAGCTAATTTCATCTGTAGCCCTAAGATGTTTGAGAGAGTCAAAGTGGAATGCACCTCAGCTTTTGCCTTTTaccgaagatgtgaaaaaaatgcatttgtatcttgatgacaaacaagaagaaaattacaaaaatcttCTAGCTGAGGCCTCTGCAAGAAACTGGGCAAACCTtgcaaaagtcactttaacacaaattattttgtttaatcgCAGAAGAGAAGGAGAAGTTTCCAGAATGCTTCTAAATACCTTTTTGTTAAGAGATGTATCAGATTTGCATGGAGATGTTGTTCTTGCTCTTTCAGAACTAGAGCAAAAGCTTTGCCATCACTTTATCAGAATTGAAATTAAAGGCAAGCGTGGAAGGAAGGTTCCTATACTGCTGTCCCCAGcaatgcacagagcaatgaagttGCTTGCAGAAAAAAGAGAAGTATGTGGTGTGCCATGTGACAACAACTATATGTTTGCAAGACCTTCGGCTCTATCTCATTTTCGTGGATCTGATTGTAT
Proteins encoded in this region:
- the LOC120536081 gene encoding histone-lysine N-methyltransferase SETD5-like, which gives rise to MHLILKHKLCVFIFGSLHVYVYIYVYIYIEKERERHMLKMRRQRINPESEAIRYVRSSSDKCGLEIKCISSEKGRGVFAVDALEKGDFVAEYRGQLINGAESERRRRVYHPAAAVFLFDFKWNRKSWCIDGAKDDGSVGRMINDNHKSPNCKIKKLAVDGMPHLCLFALRDILPGEEITYSYGDGPWPWRKQGKEKATIVSSPLQTNDKGTGERDVAQSQILAQQPTLAQVKGTLAIDEQNPDGREKTLSHSLAEKTSEPQEKEAVITNEQTEDNSGSDTEPVSLEKRELDCTVPKLKRSDSVIVSEEMLQNCSESSDSSMNHSDDDYIPKSSEESSPDCSSDCLSAHMNDKIEKVVIENETSESEEELSDHEGDAEMQVKQMKRAHGEVQETKVNSVCQGRKRVKRTMWKEEERRAVEKHLAKFINICKVPGKRECEACIQNEPQALKNRDWLGVKFYIKNRITSLKRKV